A region of the Sandaracinaceae bacterium genome:
GGTGCGTGGCGCGGTCCGGGCCCTGCCGGCCGACCAGGTTCGCCGGGAGGCCCTCGTTGGTCAGCGGGTTGTTGAGCAGCACGAGCTGGCGCTCCAGCAGATCCGAGAGGTTCGCGCACACGTTCTTCAGGGTGTCCGTCGCCAGGCAGGCGTGGCCGCCGTAGAAGTTGCCGCCGTGCAGCGCCTCGCCCGCGTCCGCGTCGATCAGCGGGTTGTCGTTGACGCCGTTCAGCTCGGTCTCGAGCAGCTGGCGCGTGAAGGGCAGCGCGTCGAGCAGGACGCCGATCACGTGCGGCGCGCAGCGGATGGAGTAGCGGTCCTGGATGCGCGCGGAGCGGGTGGTCTCCTTGCTCGCCCCGCCATTGACCCAGGCGTACCGCAGGCGCGGCGCCTCCTCGTCGCGCTCGAGGATGCCCTCGCGGATCCACGTCGCCGCCTGGCGCTGGCCGGGGTGCGGCTTGAGCGCGAAGATCCGGTCGTCGAAGTGCCCCGGCAGCCCGTAGAGCACGTCGGAGGTCATGGCCGTGAGCGTCGCGGCGAGCCGCCCGAGGCGCGCGGCGCGGTCGAACGCGAGGCAGCCCAGCGCGCTCATCACGCTGGTGCCGTTCATCAACGCCAGGCTCTCCTTCGGCTGGAGCGTCAGGGGCGCGAGCCCGGCCTCCTTCAGCGCGTCGGAGGCGGACACGACCTCGCCGTCGCGCCAGCACTCGCGCTCTCCCACCAAGAGCGCCGCGACATAGCTCAGCGGCGTCAGGTCTCCGCTCGCGCCGACCGATCCCTCCTCCGGGATGCACGGCAGGATGCGGCGCTCGAGCAGGACGCAGAGCCGCTCGAGCACCTCGAGCCGGACGCCCGAGTAGCCGCGCGCGAGGGGCGCGACCCGGGCCGCGATCACCGCCGCCGCCTCCGTCTCCCCGAGCAGACGGCCGGTTCCGCAGCCGTGGTAGCGCAGCAGGTTGAGCGGCATCGCGCGCGCGATCTCGGGAGAGACCCGAAACTCCGCGGAGGCGCCGAAGCCGGTGGTGATCCCGTAGACGGCCCGGCCGCTCGCGAGGCTCTCCTCGATGAAGCGCACCGACGCCTCGATCCGCGCGCGGGTCTCGGCGTCCTCGGTGATCCGCGGCCGCGCGACGCCCCGCGCCAGACGCACGACGTCCTCGATGGTGAGCGGCTCGCTGCCGATGAAGACGGCCTCAGTCATGGCGCCAGAAGTCGTAGAAGTTGAACCAGTTGTCCGGGGCCGAGCGCGCGATCGCCTCGAGGCGCGAGGCGTAGCGCTGCACGTGCTCCTGAAGCGCTTCCTGCCGTCGCTTCCGGGGCAGCTCGATCACGTCGGCGAACGGCTCGCAATGAAGCTCGTATAGGTCTGGATCCCGGTAGAGGCCATACGTCAGGTAGACGGGACACTTCAGCGTGGACGCCAGGATGAACGGCCCCGTCGGGAAGCGCGCCGGCGCGCCGAAGAACTCGACCGTCACCGCCCGGTCGTCCGAGCCCACGCGATCGGCGAGGATCGCGACGATCCCCCCGTCCTCCACCAGCTCCTTGATGCGCAGCATGAAGTCCACGCCCTGGCCCATCTGGAGGAGCTTCGCGTGGCCCTCGGGATCGATCTCCTCGAGCACCGCGTTGATGCGCGCGGCGTGCTTCGTGTAGACGACCGCGTGCAGCGGCAGCGCCTCCTCGGTGCCCTGCGCGCGCATCGCGTACATGCTGCCGACGTGCGCGCCGAGGAGGATGGCGCCGATCTTCTCGTCTCGGAGCTTGGCCAGGTGCTCCGACCCATCGCGAGTGATGCGGAAGGGGGAGAGCTTGCCGCTCATGAAGAAGAGCGAGTCGAGGGTGACCTGCGCGAAGCGGAGGATCTGTCGGTACACCCGGCCGAACCCGACGGGCTCGCCCGCGCGCTCGAGGAAGGCGCGCGTGCCCTCCCGCGCGGCGCCGGCGAAGAGCGTGTAATAGAACGCCAGGATCCGGACGAAGAGCCGCGCCGGCGCGCGCCCGAAGGCGGTGGCGAGCCACAGGACGAAGCGCACGCCGAGGACGGATCCGCGCTCGGCCGCGGTGCGCCAGCTCTGGTCGCTCACGCGCCGGGGTTCTCCGCCTCGAGCACGCGCCCGCCATACTTCTTGCCGAGCAGGCGCCCGAAGATCTTCTCCACGCAGAGGCGCGTGTGCATCCAGCTGATCAGCAGGTTGTCGAGGAAGACGTGGAAGTGGCTCACCCCGCCCTCCTCCTCGGTCACGTAGCGGACCTGGGTGGGCAGGTTGATCACGGGCACGCCGGCCCAGACGAGCCGGACCGCGATCTCCGGGTCGAAGTCCATCATGTCGCCCGGCACCCGGACCCGCGTGGCGTCCTCGAGCGGGTAGACCCGGAAGCCGCACATCGGATCACGGATCACCTCGCCGCCGGTCTCGAGGTTCACCCAGAAGATGGTGATGCGCCGACCGATCTGACGCGCGGTGGGCGCGCTCTCGTCGAAGACGGGCGCCCCGAGCACGAGCGCCTCGGGGTGCGCCTCGGCCGCCTGGAGGAAGCGCGGGATGTCGGAGAGCGTGTGCTGGCCGTCGGCGTCGACCTGGAGCGCGTGCGAGTACCCGAGCCGCAGCGCCTCCTCGAAGCCGCTCTTGACCGCCGCCCCCTTGCCGCCGTTCTGCGCGCGGTGGAAGACGTGCGCGAGCCCTTCGCGCGCGAGCGCCTCGCACGCCGC
Encoded here:
- a CDS encoding aromatic amino acid ammonia-lyase, which encodes MTEAVFIGSEPLTIEDVVRLARGVARPRITEDAETRARIEASVRFIEESLASGRAVYGITTGFGASAEFRVSPEIARAMPLNLLRYHGCGTGRLLGETEAAAVIAARVAPLARGYSGVRLEVLERLCVLLERRILPCIPEEGSVGASGDLTPLSYVAALLVGERECWRDGEVVSASDALKEAGLAPLTLQPKESLALMNGTSVMSALGCLAFDRAARLGRLAATLTAMTSDVLYGLPGHFDDRIFALKPHPGQRQAATWIREGILERDEEAPRLRYAWVNGGASKETTRSARIQDRYSIRCAPHVIGVLLDALPFTRQLLETELNGVNDNPLIDADAGEALHGGNFYGGHACLATDTLKNVCANLSDLLERQLVLLNNPLTNEGLPANLVGRQGPDRATHHGFKAMEISASALTAEALKLTMPASVFSRSTESHNQDKVSMGAISARESLRVLELTETVAVIHLLALCQAVDLRGAERCHARSVALRDAVREHVPMHDADRRMDTDIEHTLARYRRGELPVGADA
- a CDS encoding glycosyltransferase family 2 protein; translation: MTALAPRAAFRPCVLIPTYDNPRTIRRVVEAVRAHLPEVVVVDDGSGPEGRAACEALAREGLAHVFHRAQNGGKGAAVKSGFEEALRLGYSHALQVDADGQHTLSDIPRFLQAAEAHPEALVLGAPVFDESAPTARQIGRRITIFWVNLETGGEVIRDPMCGFRVYPLEDATRVRVPGDMMDFDPEIAVRLVWAGVPVINLPTQVRYVTEEEGGVSHFHVFLDNLLISWMHTRLCVEKIFGRLLGKKYGGRVLEAENPGA